A genomic segment from Chitinophaga niabensis encodes:
- a CDS encoding SusC/RagA family TonB-linked outer membrane protein, translated as MFRIKHLMLLLMMLCSTLIAAAQQKVTGRVTDAAGNGIPGVTIRILQSNRGTIADVNGRYSLDAANGNTLSFSFTGYKTYQVVVNGTTVNVTLQEDYANLDEVVITGLATSVKRSNLANAVATISAKELYGVAPAQTFDAALSGKIPGALITANSGAPGGGISVKMRGVTSIFGNSQPLYVVDGVFISNVSVPAGLNLITAAASAGNPQNQDNPSSRVADLNPDDIENIEILKGASAAAIYGSKAAAGVILITTKKGSSLGRTTVRFRQEVGVNVARKLLGVRQFTEQTAFDLGGATARANFIAARDAGKLYDYEKEMYGEKGLILNTGVSVSGGDERTGFYFSANRKSEEGIIKNSGYLNNALRLNVDHKLTDRISVGLRFAYMNTSADRGLTNNDNNSVTYGVSLATVPQFLELHPDAQGNYPVNPNAANPLETRDKMRNNETTNRFITGGEIRAMLHQNDKTNTKLIVRGGIDFFNLKTEALFPRSLQFMKGGLEGASIQGNTNNLNTNLAGILVNQFMATPDLNFTTSVGATLETSYLDNIISTATNLIPSQSNLDQASNSNLQQFRLKYRDNGIFVQEEVLIMDAITASAGIRFDRSTNNGDYKKYFILPKASLSWNLAKMPFWNIQSINSFKLRAAYGAAGNVAPYGARFLAVTASNTGQQPGSLVDTQYGNENIEQERQNEFEAGLDVSFFNGRLSLEATYYNKKIIDLLLRRNLQPSSGFAQQWVNGGDLQNKGIEIGINALPVNRKNVRWSTTVNFWKNTSEITRLTIPAFPLGAFGNTLGNFFIEQGKSATQIIGTLGTGKGVGVLGNAEPDFQMSFLNDLTLFRDLSLRFMIHWKQGGENINLTEYLSDIFGTSHDYDADANGNGIKDGVDRMTAAGKNEAAIRVQNSSYVRLREIGLYYNIPIRKNRYIQAVNIGASANNWFTITDYKSYDPESSNFGSNTLSTATTRGSTGVSTGVEVTPYPASKRASLHLSVTF; from the coding sequence ATGTTTCGAATCAAACATTTGATGCTGCTGCTCATGATGTTATGCAGCACCCTCATTGCTGCCGCTCAGCAAAAAGTGACCGGAAGGGTCACAGATGCGGCAGGAAATGGTATTCCCGGAGTAACCATCCGGATACTGCAATCCAATCGCGGTACCATTGCTGATGTAAATGGCCGTTATTCGCTGGACGCAGCAAACGGCAACACCCTTTCCTTTTCATTTACCGGATACAAAACATACCAGGTAGTGGTAAACGGCACTACGGTAAATGTTACCCTCCAGGAAGACTATGCCAACCTGGATGAGGTAGTGATCACCGGCCTCGCTACTTCTGTAAAGAGAAGTAATCTCGCGAATGCGGTAGCTACTATCTCTGCCAAAGAACTATATGGTGTGGCACCTGCACAAACTTTCGATGCAGCGCTGAGTGGTAAGATCCCCGGTGCATTGATCACTGCCAACTCCGGCGCACCCGGTGGCGGGATCTCTGTAAAAATGAGAGGGGTTACTTCCATCTTCGGTAACTCCCAACCCCTGTATGTAGTGGATGGTGTGTTTATCAGCAACGTGAGCGTTCCTGCCGGTCTGAACCTGATCACTGCTGCAGCCAGTGCCGGTAACCCGCAGAACCAGGATAACCCTTCCAGTCGTGTTGCAGACCTGAACCCGGACGACATTGAGAACATCGAGATCCTGAAAGGAGCTTCTGCAGCAGCTATCTATGGTTCCAAAGCAGCGGCGGGCGTAATACTGATCACTACTAAAAAAGGTTCCTCTTTGGGAAGAACGACCGTGCGTTTCCGGCAGGAAGTGGGTGTGAATGTGGCACGCAAACTACTGGGCGTAAGGCAGTTCACAGAGCAGACTGCATTTGACCTTGGTGGTGCTACTGCCAGGGCCAATTTCATTGCAGCCCGGGATGCCGGTAAATTATACGATTACGAAAAAGAGATGTATGGGGAAAAAGGATTGATATTGAATACCGGCGTGAGTGTGAGTGGCGGAGATGAAAGAACGGGATTCTATTTTTCTGCCAACCGTAAATCAGAAGAAGGGATCATTAAGAACTCCGGTTACCTCAACAATGCGCTGCGCCTGAATGTGGATCATAAACTCACAGACCGCATCAGCGTAGGTTTGCGGTTCGCCTACATGAACACTTCGGCAGATCGTGGTTTAACCAATAACGACAATAACAGTGTGACCTATGGTGTTTCGCTTGCTACCGTTCCCCAGTTCCTGGAATTACATCCGGACGCGCAGGGGAATTATCCCGTGAACCCTAACGCTGCCAATCCCCTGGAAACAAGGGACAAGATGCGGAATAACGAAACCACCAATCGCTTCATCACAGGTGGTGAGATCAGGGCCATGTTACATCAGAATGATAAGACCAATACCAAACTGATCGTACGGGGTGGTATAGACTTCTTCAACCTGAAAACAGAGGCGCTTTTTCCACGCTCCCTTCAATTCATGAAAGGCGGATTGGAAGGTGCTTCCATACAGGGTAATACCAATAACCTGAACACTAACCTGGCTGGCATACTGGTGAATCAATTCATGGCAACACCAGACCTGAACTTCACCACTTCCGTAGGTGCCACATTGGAAACCAGTTACCTGGATAATATCATTTCAACAGCTACCAATCTTATTCCTTCGCAAAGTAACCTGGACCAGGCTTCCAATTCCAACCTGCAGCAGTTCCGTTTAAAGTACCGCGATAACGGTATTTTCGTACAGGAGGAAGTATTGATCATGGATGCGATCACAGCCTCTGCGGGCATACGTTTCGACCGTTCCACCAACAACGGGGATTATAAAAAATACTTCATACTTCCCAAAGCATCCCTATCATGGAACCTTGCCAAGATGCCTTTCTGGAATATTCAGTCCATCAATAGTTTCAAATTGCGGGCAGCGTATGGTGCCGCAGGTAACGTAGCTCCGTATGGCGCACGCTTCCTGGCAGTAACGGCCAGCAATACAGGTCAGCAGCCGGGATCACTCGTGGATACCCAATATGGCAACGAGAATATTGAGCAGGAAAGGCAAAATGAATTTGAAGCTGGATTGGATGTAAGCTTCTTCAACGGACGGCTGAGCCTGGAAGCTACTTACTATAACAAAAAGATCATTGATCTGCTGTTGCGTAGGAACCTGCAGCCTTCCAGCGGATTTGCCCAGCAGTGGGTGAACGGGGGCGACCTGCAGAATAAAGGTATAGAAATAGGTATCAATGCCCTTCCTGTCAACAGGAAAAATGTGCGCTGGAGTACTACCGTTAACTTCTGGAAGAACACTTCAGAAATTACACGCCTTACTATCCCTGCTTTCCCGCTGGGTGCTTTTGGTAATACGCTGGGTAACTTCTTCATTGAGCAGGGAAAATCTGCCACACAGATCATAGGTACACTGGGTACCGGTAAAGGTGTAGGTGTGCTGGGAAATGCAGAGCCTGACTTCCAGATGAGCTTCCTGAACGATCTCACCCTGTTCCGTGATCTGAGCCTGCGTTTCATGATCCACTGGAAACAAGGCGGCGAGAACATCAACCTAACAGAATACCTTTCAGATATCTTCGGCACCTCACACGATTATGATGCAGATGCCAATGGCAATGGTATAAAAGACGGGGTGGACCGTATGACTGCAGCGGGTAAGAACGAAGCAGCCATCCGTGTACAGAACTCATCGTATGTACGGCTCCGTGAGATAGGTTTGTATTACAATATTCCTATCCGGAAGAACAGGTACATACAGGCTGTGAACATTGGTGCTTCTGCCAATAACTGGTTCACTATTACAGACTACAAGAGTTATGATCCGGAGTCTTCCAACTTTGGCAGCAACACACTGTCTACCGCTACAACCCGCGGCAGTACAGGTGTTTCCACCGGTGTGGAAGTAACACCATATCCTGCTTCCAAACGTGCATCACTGCATTTGTCTGTAACCTTCTGA
- a CDS encoding thymidylate synthase has translation MQQYLNLLQDILDKGNDKTDRTGTGTRSLFGYQMRFNLQEGFPMVTTKKLHLKSIIYELLWFLKGDTNVKYLQEHGVKIWDEWANAEGELGPVYGKQWRSWEGANGKTFDQITDVVNQIKKNPDSRRLIVNAWNVADLPDMALSPCHCLFQFYVADGKLSCQLYQRSADVFLGVPFNIASYALLTMMLAQVCDLQPGDFVHSFGDVHLYNNHMEQAALQLTRQPYPLPTMKINPAVKDIYGFRFEDFELENYTFHPHIKAPVAV, from the coding sequence ATGCAACAATACCTGAACTTATTACAAGATATCCTGGATAAAGGAAACGATAAAACAGACCGTACAGGCACCGGTACCCGCAGTTTGTTCGGTTACCAGATGCGTTTCAACCTTCAGGAAGGTTTTCCGATGGTCACCACTAAAAAGCTGCACCTTAAATCTATCATATACGAACTGTTATGGTTCCTGAAAGGGGACACGAATGTGAAGTACCTGCAGGAGCATGGTGTGAAGATCTGGGATGAATGGGCGAATGCAGAAGGAGAGCTGGGACCTGTATACGGCAAACAATGGCGCAGCTGGGAAGGTGCCAATGGCAAAACCTTCGACCAGATCACAGATGTGGTGAACCAGATCAAAAAGAACCCCGATTCCCGCCGCCTGATCGTGAACGCCTGGAACGTAGCAGATCTGCCTGATATGGCCCTCAGCCCATGCCACTGCCTCTTCCAGTTCTACGTAGCAGACGGAAAGCTGAGCTGCCAGTTATACCAGCGCAGTGCAGATGTATTCTTAGGCGTGCCTTTTAATATTGCCTCTTACGCATTGCTCACCATGATGCTGGCCCAGGTCTGCGATCTGCAGCCTGGTGATTTCGTTCACAGCTTCGGGGATGTACATCTTTACAATAATCATATGGAACAGGCCGCGCTGCAACTTACCCGCCAGCCCTATCCCTTACCAACGATGAAGATCAACCCCGCAGTGAAGGACATTTATGGTTTTAGGTTTGAAGATTTCGAACTCGAGAACTACACCTTCCATCCACATATCAAAGCCCCGGTAGCAGTATGA
- a CDS encoding RagB/SusD family nutrient uptake outer membrane protein, with protein MKHRIKLLIICIALLGPLACQKGEIPNLNTPVVGDLVRKATKEQLATLVVGLESGTRLSIATYYDGVSILGREVYRFSGSEPRWTTEMMGTGELDNNTFYTTNPWTSRYRVVRQGNILIDAATNSVVLTAEEKKGYIGFAKTIMAYQLLMNLNMTYSNGIRTDVKDPEKLGPFKPNPEALADIAALLDEAKADLTGSAIIFPLSSGFTGFKTAAGLIQFNRALAARVAVYRSLWPAALTALNESFFDLNGSFTRGISHEFSGSSGDLLNPLFLPQNSPGEKRLAHPSYATDITPGDDRISKATLRADAPTLDNLTSNRDVWIVTTNTSFFPIIRNEELILIYAEAKIQSNAIPDGIVALNRIRIGHNLPPYAGAVTPAALITEMLRQRRFSLFAEGHRWVDMRRYNRLAELPNTRPGDKVWDKYPIPLTEAN; from the coding sequence ATGAAACATCGTATCAAACTGCTCATTATATGTATCGCTCTGCTGGGGCCACTGGCCTGCCAGAAGGGAGAGATCCCCAACCTGAACACACCTGTTGTGGGCGACCTTGTGAGAAAAGCTACAAAGGAACAACTTGCCACATTGGTAGTAGGGCTCGAATCCGGCACACGGCTAAGTATTGCCACTTATTATGATGGTGTAAGCATCCTGGGCCGTGAGGTCTACCGCTTCTCGGGATCTGAGCCCCGCTGGACAACTGAAATGATGGGTACCGGCGAACTGGATAACAACACCTTCTATACCACCAACCCCTGGACATCCCGCTACCGCGTAGTGCGCCAGGGAAATATCCTCATTGATGCCGCTACTAATTCTGTGGTACTCACTGCAGAAGAAAAGAAAGGATATATTGGTTTTGCCAAAACCATTATGGCTTACCAATTGCTGATGAACCTGAACATGACCTACAGCAATGGTATCCGCACTGATGTAAAAGATCCTGAAAAGCTGGGGCCATTCAAACCTAACCCGGAAGCCTTAGCAGACATTGCGGCTTTGCTGGATGAAGCAAAAGCTGATCTCACCGGCAGTGCAATTATATTTCCGCTATCTTCCGGTTTTACAGGATTCAAAACTGCAGCAGGGCTGATCCAGTTCAACCGTGCACTGGCGGCAAGGGTAGCCGTTTACCGCTCATTGTGGCCCGCCGCATTAACTGCGCTGAATGAATCTTTCTTTGACTTAAATGGTTCCTTTACAAGAGGTATTTCGCATGAATTCTCCGGATCAAGCGGAGACCTGCTGAACCCCCTCTTCCTTCCCCAGAACAGCCCGGGCGAAAAGAGACTGGCGCATCCCTCTTATGCAACAGACATCACACCGGGAGATGACCGCATTTCAAAAGCAACGCTGCGTGCTGATGCACCAACATTGGATAACCTTACTTCCAACAGGGATGTGTGGATTGTTACAACCAATACCTCCTTCTTCCCTATTATCAGGAACGAAGAGCTGATCCTCATTTATGCAGAAGCCAAGATCCAGTCAAATGCAATACCCGATGGTATTGTGGCACTCAACAGGATCCGCATAGGTCATAACCTGCCACCTTATGCAGGCGCCGTTACCCCGGCAGCACTGATCACAGAAATGCTGCGGCAAAGAAGGTTCTCTCTCTTTGCCGAAGGGCACAGATGGGTAGATATGCGCAGGTACAACAGGCTGGCGGAATTGCCGAACACAAGGCCTGGAGATAAAGTGTGGGACAAATACCCGATACCTTTAACAGAGGCGAATTAG